Proteins encoded in a region of the Mucilaginibacter sabulilitoris genome:
- a CDS encoding addiction module protein — protein sequence METLKVDIQNNQEKKVLLAFLDSLNYQYKIENNDYVTDEQLSELDQRRADMLAGKASSLPWSEAL from the coding sequence ATGGAAACGCTCAAAGTTGACATTCAAAACAATCAGGAAAAAAAAGTGCTACTGGCCTTTTTAGACAGCTTGAACTATCAATACAAAATTGAAAACAACGATTATGTAACCGATGAACAGCTAAGTGAGCTGGATCAGCGCAGAGCCGATATGCTGGCTGGGAAAGCTTCATCCCTGCCCTGGAGCGAGGCTTTATAA
- a CDS encoding MerR family transcriptional regulator, translating to MPYKEREISKMYYTMGEVSAMFDVNQSLIRFYEKEFDVLQPKKNKKGNRYFTPEDIENFKIIFHLIRDKGYTLNGAKEHLKHNMADTKENQRVIDSLENIKKFLLEVRDEL from the coding sequence ATGCCTTATAAAGAACGCGAAATAAGCAAGATGTACTATACCATGGGTGAGGTGTCGGCCATGTTTGATGTAAATCAGTCGCTTATTCGCTTTTATGAAAAGGAATTTGATGTACTGCAGCCCAAGAAGAACAAGAAAGGCAACCGTTATTTTACCCCCGAGGATATAGAGAATTTTAAAATCATATTTCACCTCATACGCGATAAAGGCTACACCCTTAACGGCGCCAAAGAACATTTAAAGCATAACATGGCTGATACCAAAGAAAATCAGCGTGTTATTGATTCGCTCGAAAATATAAAAAAATTCCTGTTGGAAGTGCGTGACGAGTTGTAG